The following is a genomic window from Artemia franciscana chromosome 4, ASM3288406v1, whole genome shotgun sequence.
ttcggttacttaaaaaggcaactagaacttctaatttttaacgaaaatttttattagtaaaaaatatacataacttaagaattaacttacgtaacaaacttttatattcttatattttattatgtatatgggggggggagatCCCCCCAAAttgctccctcccctcaaccccacccccaaaccaaaaaaatccccctcaaaacgtctgtacacttcccaataaccattactgtatgtaaatactggtcaaagtttgtaacttgcagcccctcccccaggagctgtgggggagtaagtcgtccccaaagacaaagttattatggtttttgactatgcagaacaaaatggctatctcaaaattttgatccgttgactttgggaaaaatgagcgtgggagggggcctaggtgccctccaatcttttggtcacttaaaaagggcactagaacttttcatttccgttagaatgagccctcttgcaacattctaggaccacttggtcgatacgatgacccctggaaaaaaaaaacaacaaagaaataaacacgcacacgtgatctgtcttctggcaaaaaatatgaaattccacatttttgtagataggagcttgagattTTTActgcagggttctctgatatgctgaatgagatggtgtgattttcgttaagattctagggcttttagcgggtgttttcccctattttacaaaataaggcaaattttctcaggctcgtaacttttgatgacaatgactaaatttgataaaacttatatatttaaaaccagcatgaAAATATGacccttttgatgtatctttgagcatcaaaattccgttttttagagtttcgtttactattgagccgagtcgctctttaccacgaactgcttgattgaAGATATAGTAAAAGCAATTTCGATATAAAAAGCCCCATGTCTCAACTATTTCTGAGAACAAAAAACACGATAAAATGCATTCAGAAAAGACTTGAGAACTATATAAATCAgagaatacaaataaaaaaagaggagaATACCATTCTCCCTTCATTCCTGGCCATTGGGCCttggcaggggggggggggtatagtgATGcatgtgtttttattgtttattgtatCTGAATAAATATGTCTCGAATCCAATTGATATAGCTTTCCCAGTTGAAAGGGATGGACTGCAGATGCAATTCTCACAGAAAAGATATCACACAAAGCCTTTTAAATTACTGCGGTCGTACTGTGTGTTTGTCGTCAGAACCAAAAATAGAACCGACGATCGAGAGGCACTCAGCTCTTCTCAGCACACCAAATACTTTTTGCACCAAATATCGATCTTGAGTTAAGGATCTCCCCCAATCTTGGCATAGCGAGCCCAATGGCACAATCAGATAATTTCTATTTGCTATAATTTCGGTGATACGACCTAGTATCTATAGGGGTAAAAAGTGATGTTCCCGGTTTTCCACAATCAACATAATTAAGCCCATtctataactaaaaaaataacatcTATGTCCATCAGAACACgaagcacaaaaagaaacttGGAAAACTTGTTGactgaattttatattttcatctatttttcCCGTTCTGGAAATGAAACAAACTACTATTTTTCGATTTGcccgaaaacttttttttttttttttttttttttttttttttttttttttttttttttttttttttttttttacaagaaatgtCAAACAAGGCTTGATTAAATTACCGAAGTCGAAGGTTGCTCATCACAACCAATAATTTAGCTAAATGTTCGAGCAACACTTTGTGACAAATTCTTTTGTGATGCTGAAAAGCCCGATGTAAATCGGATAAAGGATAATAATGGCAGTTAGTAATAATAGCACATGGCACAAGACTAATGCCCGAGCCATATCATAGTTACACTTGTTGATAAAAAAAGCTAGATTTCCGAATGATAACATGTCCTTCATTGATTTTAACTTCAAATTTGTATTAAAGAAGCGAAGAAGATAAATGACAAGAACTTGGTTTGAAAAGCTATTATCAACACTAACCAAGTGATGTCTACAACTACGATGTCTTGGTGAGTTTTGACGTTCCCGGTCTACTTTATAGTGACACTTCGATAAGATCAAAATCACGCACCACTACAGCGCCAATTATGAATGCCGTTTGTAATTTCTCGAGTTGAATTGTTCATCTTCATAACTCAATATGTGGGGTTTACCAATCGATTCGAAGGTTAAAACACAGttctttgaaatatatattttactagtTATAAGATGTTATCTCGCGAAAGAAAATTAGACAAAGTATTAGCAGGTAATATTTGGGAAAGAATTGATATTCGAACTTCCAACAGATTTCtccctatttaaattttttgcttttatagtACAAGTATAACGTTGAAACCAAGAGAACATGTCATTCATATATCTCGGCTTTTTAATCATTATCATATTGGCTTTTTAATCATTATAATCATTATCATGATTACAGTGATAACTGCAACCtcgtaaagagcgaaccacggcccatagtaaccaaaatttaaaaatgcgtTACAAATGAATTCTAGCGCGGAAAAAGTTGctatttgtagctgattcagggaAAGGTAATTATTATTTCGACTAATCTAAACTGTAAAATGctctttgaaaacaaattttctggaattttggaaaaaaaagtctcTCGAAAATTACGTCGATTAGAAACGAAAAATGCACAACTGGAATCACCATTGTCGTGACAAATTAGGGTAGGTAAGAAACCATTTAATATAATCCAAAAGATACTTTTCTTTCTCTGTTAAATAGCagaatgtttaatatattttcgaATTTATGCGGATTGAATTACGTCTGACATCTGACACTTTCGTAACAAGATACTGACTGAACCCATTTAGACAGTATAAAAGATAGGGACTTAACATTCCTTTTCTGAGAAAACTATTTGAGAATTTTGACGACTTATTTCATatagttcttttcttttatcacatacaaaaagaaaaacagatctGCGGGGAAAGGGGCTCTTAGGGGCCATACTTCTCCCAACTCTCACAAAGGGTGACGCGATCAACCCAGTAATCACATAATATCAAGAAAGAACTAACTTGAACGGATATTTAAAATCTAGTGCTCTATTCTAGTAACAAGAGAAATGGCAAAACGGCATCCCACAAAACAATCGTGTTCCAAATGGGGCCAAGAtcgttttgagaaaaaattctgagataggcacCTCCTTTGGGGGGGTTTATCAAAGAAACTTATCATTCACATAACTAGAGATATTCCCGAGAAAGACAAGAGTAAAGTATGGTAATGTACATTtctaaaacaacaacaaaaaataaaccaaaagtgACGAGAAAATAACATCAAAATTTACCAAttcttttgcaataaaaatgcCACTCGAAAGCTGAAaactacaatatttttttgtttttaaaaggtCACAAGAAATCAGTCATAAATAATACCAACTTCATTCATTTCAGGTCAAGATGCTGAGATTGCCAATTATGAGACCCGTGGGAATGCAAAGAGGGCCCATGTCCCGGTTGGGAAGCATGCCCAGCCCCATGAACCGTATGCGTCGTGAAACCATTCTTGACCCAAAAGACATCTTGCTTAGCgaagaaattcaaaaagaagaaacccGTGAGCGTCGCTCTACCTGTGATTGTGATAAAAAGGAGGAGATGGAAACGGAGTGTTGcattgaagaaaagaaagaatacaAACGCAGAGACCATAAGTCCTGTGAAAAACGGCAATGGAATGATGTAGCTTTGACCCGCGAGAAACGTCAATGGCAAGAGGAACAGCTTTCTCGAGAAAAGCGTCAATGGGTTGAAAACACACTTCCACGCGCAAAATGTGAATGGAATGGCGACAACATCTCACGCGAAAAACGTCAATGGAATGGAGATGTTCAGTCGCGTAAAAAACGCCAATGGAACGAGAATGTTCTACCACGTGAAAAGCGTCAATGGAACCCAGATAGTCTCTCTCCTGAAAAGCTTCAATGGGTCACACGTTTCCGACGCGAAGATGCTGCTAAGCCGACTTTGGTCGTAGAAGATATCGACGAAACAGCTGCTAGTGTTCTTCCAGcgcttgaaaatttcaaatcttAGCACACATATGCATtacaactttatttttttatgcatcATATTTGTGCGAATTTCAATCAGTCCGAATACATATATTTTCGATAGTATGTGCTGAGTTTAAGCAGCAGTATTAGACAATTTACGAGCTCTGGAAAGTAAGAATCGGAAATACTTGCTAGTATATAATGaagatgaagtaaaaaaaaaaaaaaaaaaaaaactcgtaatCAAACAATGCATCATAAGTAGCAGGAATTTATTTCAAGGTTGGTAAATAATTTTGggatacacacaaacacacaaaaaaacatctgacaaacaaaataataaaataaaaaaattacaaaataaataataaaataaagaaactgattagaaaaatcataataatttaGGATTTTTGGGTAACCAAACCAGAAGCATCCCTCAGCGTATGTGCCTGataattatttcaattaatacaCGCAACTTAACAGGTAACGGAGTATTTCTTtaacaactgaaaaaacaagaacagCTTTGGATATCGTCTCctcttttgaacattttttttagacaagaattttgattcttttttttcgacAGGGTTGAGCTATACAGTACTTCAAATCGAGCGGAAAGAACTCAATAAGAGTATTACCCACTCAACAACGGGCGCAGATATTTTTAagaggaggggggaggtaacaataaaataaaataaaggaaatttaGGAtttcgcgggggggggggagggaaacCCTCCTGCATACGTCCCTGTACTTGCCCGCCAGTCCCTTAAATATTAACGTAACATAATTTTATATaccctttactgaaaacacaggttctctggaaaacatacGGCGTAACATTTTAATATTAGGAATTGAATGCTACATTTGTCTATATTTTACCTCTGTTTTGCATcctataatcaaacagtttttggtaacgaactgtaagtaaggagcgatgcggcttaATAGTAGCCGAAGCTGTAAGAATAAGAATCTTGACAACaatggatacatcaaaagaatcgaattttgaagcttattcaaaatatatacaatttacaaagtttaatgttgcccatcaaaagttacgaggctAAAAagtttgcctaatttttgaaaaaggaggctaacacccccaaaacatcaggaaatcttgatgaaaatcataccGTCAGATTCAGTATATTAGAGAAGCCTTGTGTAGAggtcctatatacaaaaatgtagaattttgcattttttgccagaagaaagatcacagaggcgtgtttttgtttttgtttgtgtatttgcttttcccaggggtgatcgtatcgaaccagtgatcctatAAGATTAGGAAAGAGCTCATTttatcagaaatcaaaagttctagtgccctttttaagtgaccgaaaatattggagggcagcttcCGACCGAAGAAGCGATGGTCCGcggcctgtccgagttcttggtgatggcaaacatcagaccgAGCGAAGCACGAATGCTCACACTGGACCAAAGCGTATGGAGGAGGTAGACGTCAGTCTACGCCAAGGAGCACTCGGCAGGAGACCAAAGTCAAAGTAAGTAAGTCAAAGCAGCTAGCCTCCCTCACACGTCCCTTTTTTACGAagtcacccaatcaaaattttgagattgccattttgttaagcacaGTCGAAAGAgctaagaactatgtctttgaggatgacttgacccccaaAGCTCCAGGGGGAAAGTCAGCAATCTATGAAGTTTGCCCATTGCTTGCAAATAGTATTGGTTACTGGAAAGCATacagattttttggttgaagggGGCTTATGTTGGAGTATCTTTCTATGGACAAAATTTTTGCGGGGGAAGGGATTTTTCTATGGAGGGGGAGCtagatttcccggtattatttataaaatgatcagaaactaaataaaaaaaattttcaactgaaagggaggagcaatattaaaatttaaaacaagcaaaaattattactgcccctcctcaatacctcggtctttacgctaaagttattttagaactttaaaaactatctttttattataatcaaactaataaaatgggtgaatgtatttttgaaaaaaaaacacttatatatttaaaatccacCGCAAAAAAGGTTATCTTGGTCTACAATCTCGAATATATTTTCCCTCCATCAAGCATTCGTTTAAATATTTGGTGTACGGGAGCGTTGTGGAGAAATTACTGCCTTATCTGACCTTTTGGCTCCCTTCAAGGGAGCGGAATATcttttaattagatttaatgGAAATTGACTTCAGAAATTCAAGAATTTGTAGCCTTGCAAAGATAGCAGAGGAGACAAGACCTCTTGGGCTTTGGTGCCCTATATGATTCCACAAAAGGATAGATTTATCCAATGAAGCTGGAAAACGAAAGCATTaagtgaattttttaattctaaatttataattagaattacatattttcataaaatatattttttagtgcCAAACTTTTCCATCAAGTGCAAAAGTTGATTTAGATAATGATTAAGAAATGGCTtcgaaataattttattcacagccaaattttattttatagatgAATTTGATTCTATGTCTCTGTCTCTTGTTAAAGCTGTGCGAAGCTGGTTTCGACTCCGTTTTTACAAAGCACATGGTGAATGCCCGATATGCCACTAATCCTCTACTGCATTTAAATTTTAAGCGATAATTTTCCTATCTTACACTAAATTTCTACAAGAAAAGTTTTACTCTGTTCAACCAGCCACTAGCCTTTATGCCACTAATACTTTATAATATTAGAACATTACAAGAAGAATTTGATATAATTGGACTCTTGAATCCTAGAATTTGCAAAGGTACTAACCTTTCGTATGAGCGAAACTCAAATTGGCATGGGTAAACTTTGAACCTTTGGCACAAATTGGTATGAGGCTTTAATATGAGCCGAACTTGTATGAGCCGCCACTCGTGTTGTACTAGCCAAATTCCTATCTTTTTGGGCAATAGTTGGTATAAGCTTCAGATGAATAGTTTTATGACTAAGGAAGAAGGGGAAGATGAAGCCTAGAATTTCTATGGCTTTTTGGCTCAAGAAATTCGTAGTCTAGTGTTTTAACGGTCATTTTTTGGCTCAACAGATTCGTAGCCTATTTTTGAACAACATTATCATTTTGCACGTCAATTCATAAGCGagcattttaattaaatatttttgggccCTACAAGTTTGCAGGATACTTTTTTACTCCACGATTCATATGCTAGTGTTTCGATCACAACTTCCAAAGGTAAACTGAAACCGAGACAGGGGGAGAGGGGCATCCTTTTTAAATTATCCTAAAGATTTCGTAGCTCTCAAACTTGAGTCTTATTGGTCGACTATGTAACATGCAATTGTGGATTTTATTTGGattgatataaaaaacaagagctaagagctcatatggcacttgtgacgaggcaagaagagctaagagccaagagctcatatggtgtgagctctaacaaaattctaagaatcaatagattgatttaaaaggaaaatcagaggcttaatgccggtcaggattcaaaataagagctctgagtcacgatgtccttctaaatgtcaaaattcattatgatccgatcacccactcgtaagttataaatacctaattttttctattttttcctctccctttagccccccagatggtcgaatctgggaaaacgactt
Proteins encoded in this region:
- the LOC136026163 gene encoding prothoracicostatic peptides-like, whose protein sequence is MLRLPIMRPVGMQRGPMSRLGSMPSPMNRMRRETILDPKDILLSEEIQKEETRERRSTCDCDKKEEMETECCIEEKKEYKRRDHKSCEKRQWNDVALTREKRQWQEEQLSREKRQWVENTLPRAKCEWNGDNISREKRQWNGDVQSRKKRQWNENVLPREKRQWNPDSLSPEKLQWVTRFRREDAAKPTLVVEDIDETAASVLPALENFKS